One window of the Eschrichtius robustus isolate mEscRob2 chromosome 13, mEscRob2.pri, whole genome shotgun sequence genome contains the following:
- the FAM83F gene encoding protein FAM83F has protein sequence MAESQLGCLDEAHVNERVTAAQASFYYCERRRAALEALLGGGEQAYRERVKEEQLRDFLSSQERQALGAAWSPYEEVAAAAAAARGKSKAAAETPTQAAAESGESLAYWPDRSDTEVPPLELGWTESCFYRGVSRVTLFTHPPRKEKAPHLKQVVRQMIQEAQKVIAVVMDLFTDGEIFQDIVDAASKRRVPVYIILDEAGVKYFLEMCQGLELADFRIRNIRVRSVTGVGFYMPMGKIKGTLSSKFLMVDGEKVATGSYRFTWSSSHVDRNLLLLLTGQNVEPFDVEFRELYAVSEEVDLYQQLGLAGGAGRLGLNYASTVARKLINPKYTLVAGGRHPPGEMMRWAARQQREAGSNAEGQEEGSKGGESARRLESFLHDLVTLEQVLPPVEPVLSGELSQDGRVVSHLRVDLKPRPREALAGNGRGETANGEATAAKEGRRFSSRFFSRRSKRPAAPNSTAGALSPKALAEAEFVTGKRPNQGSSDVSGKTSSSPAKASNCVIS, from the exons ATGGCCGAGTCCCAGCTCGGCTGCCTGGACGAGGCGCACGTGAACGAGAGGGTGACCGCGGCGCAGGCATCCTTCTACTACTGCGAGCGGCGGCGGGCCGCGCTCGAGGCGCTGCTGGGCGGCGGCGAGCAGGCCTACCGCGAACGGGTCAAGGAGGAGCAGTTGCGGGACTTCCTCTCCAGCCAGGAGCGTCAGGCCCTCGGCGCCGCCTGGAGCCCCTACGAAgaagtcgccgccgccgccgccgccgcccggggcAAGAGCAAGGCCGCGGCCGAGACCCCGACGCAGGCCGCGGCCGAGTCCGGCGAGTCCCTGGCCTACTGGCCCGACCGCTCCGACACCGAGGTGCCCCCGCTGGAGCTGGGCTGGACCGAATCGTGCTTCTACCGCGGTGTGAGCCGCGTCACCCTCTTCACTCACCCCCCTAGGAAGGAGAAGGCGCCCCACCTGAAGCAGGTGGTCCGGCAGATGATCCAAGAGGCCCAGAAG GTCATTGCTGTGGTCATGGACCTCTTCACTGATGGTGAGATCTTCCAAGACATCGTGGATGCTGCCTCCAAGCGCCGAGTCCCCGTGTACATCATCCTGGACGAGGCAGGCGTGAAGTACTTCCTGGAGATGTGTCAGGGCCTGGAGCTCGCTGACTTCCGTATTCGG AACATCCGTGTCCGCTCTGTGACAGGTGTTGGCTTTTACATGCCCATGGGGAAGATCAAGGGGACCCTGTCATCCAAGTTCCTAATGGTAGATGGTGAAAAAGTAGCCACTGGATCCTACAG ATTCACCTGGAGTTCCTCCCATGTGGACAGgaaccttctcctcctcctgacgGGGCAGAACGTGGAGCCCTTCGACGTGGAGTTCCGGGAGCTGTACGCCGTCTCCGAGGAGGTGGACTTGTACCAGCAGCTGGGCCTGGCAGGAGGCGCTGGCAGGCTGGGCCTCAACTACGCCTCCACTGTGGCTCGCAAGCTAATCAACCCCAAGTACACCCTGGTGGCAGGCGGCCGCCACCCACCTGGGGAGATGATGCGCTGGGCTGCCCGGCAGCAGCGGGAGGCCGGCAGCAATgcagaggggcaggaggagggcagcaAGGGCGGCGAGTCAGCACGGCGCCTGGAGAGTTTCCTGCACGACCTGGTCACGCTGGAGCAGGTGCTGCCCCCGGTGGAGCCCGTTCTCTCGGGAGAGCTGAGTCAGGATGGCAGGGTGGTCTCCCACCTGCGTGTGGACCTGAAGCCCAGACCCCGGGAGGCCCTTGCCGGAAACGGCAGGGGAGAAACTGCCAACGGGGAGGCCACCGCGGCCAAGGAGGGCAGGCGCTTCAGCAGCAGGTTCTTCAGCCGGCGGTCCAAGAGGCCCGCAGCGCCCAATAGCACGGCCGGTGCCCTCTCCCCCAAGGCCTTGGCCGAAGCGGAGTTTGTGACGGGGAAGAGGCCCAACCAGGGCTCCAGTGACGTCTCAG GTAAAACAAGTTCCAGTCCTGCCAAGGCCAGCAATTGTGTGATTTCGTGA